The following are encoded in a window of Brevibacillus ruminantium genomic DNA:
- a CDS encoding IreB family regulatory phosphoprotein, with the protein MSSMDNTMKFTVPKENKAEEVRETLTEVYQALQEKGYNPITQIVGYLLSGDPAFIPRHNNARSLIGKIERDRIIEELVTVYLEEQRK; encoded by the coding sequence GTGAGTTCGATGGACAATACCATGAAGTTCACGGTGCCGAAAGAGAATAAAGCTGAGGAAGTGCGGGAAACCCTGACCGAGGTGTATCAAGCCTTGCAGGAGAAGGGCTACAACCCGATCACTCAAATTGTCGGCTACCTCTTGTCTGGTGATCCGGCGTTCATCCCCCGCCACAATAATGCGAGAAGCCTGATCGGCAAAATCGAACGGGATCGCATTATCGAAGAATTGGTCACTGTCTATTTGGAAGAACAGCGTAAGTAG
- a CDS encoding O-methyltransferase yields MITNPVIDQYISGLVPPRSPLLQRLEKEAQEEGIPIVQLPTAQVMRSYLLLHRPKRILEIGTAIGYSTIWLAEAAPEASIVTMEIDEERLARAKANLSQAGVEKRVEILHRDATTGLADEAEFDCLFIDAAKGQYQKFLDLYLPMLRPGGLVLTDNVLFRGLVASPEEAGKRQRSMVDKLNRFNQYLTEHPDLETTFIPVGDGLAVSFKR; encoded by the coding sequence ATGATAACCAATCCAGTGATCGATCAATATATTTCCGGACTGGTTCCCCCGCGTTCGCCGCTGCTTCAGCGATTGGAAAAGGAGGCACAGGAGGAAGGGATTCCGATTGTGCAGTTGCCAACCGCTCAAGTCATGCGTTCCTACCTATTGCTCCACCGTCCGAAACGAATTTTGGAGATCGGGACGGCCATCGGGTATTCAACGATTTGGTTGGCGGAGGCTGCACCGGAAGCCAGCATCGTGACCATGGAGATCGATGAGGAACGGCTTGCCCGCGCCAAAGCCAATTTAAGCCAGGCCGGAGTCGAGAAGCGCGTAGAAATCCTGCATCGAGATGCGACGACAGGACTGGCGGATGAGGCAGAATTTGACTGTCTGTTCATTGATGCTGCCAAAGGACAGTACCAGAAATTTCTGGATCTGTACCTGCCGATGCTGCGCCCCGGAGGACTTGTTTTGACAGACAACGTGCTGTTTCGCGGTCTGGTTGCCTCTCCGGAGGAAGCGGGGAAAAGACAGCGATCCATGGTGGACAAACTGAACCGATTTAACCAATATTTAACTGAGCATCCAGACCTGGAAACGACGTTCATTCCGGTAGGGGATGGTCTGGCTGTCAGCTTCAAAAGATAG
- the mltG gene encoding endolytic transglycosylase MltG, translating into MNPMSVKNDDLPDYPQAAKRRRRGGFFRMVLILFCLLLLGTGGVVYYVYQGLQPVAGEAVTKEVEIPAGSSVRQIARILQEHGLIRNSDLFTYYVKYKGTGSRLQAGVYQFETGQSIDQMLQAMADGSTIVDATRFTIPEGWNVEQIADHLAQEGLVDKAKFLQEVNQGSFPEFPFVASIPQKEGRKYRLEGYLFPETYEIKKDTNEHEIIAKMLAQFQKEWKPEWTEQLKAQKLTMDEAVTLASIVEREVVVDKERPIVAGVYYNRMREGWLLQADATVQFVLGKQRDRITFDDLKVESPYNTYLHPGLPPGPIASSGRASLEAVVHPEKHDYFFYVTKKDGTSEHYFSKTLQEHNANDRKSRGK; encoded by the coding sequence GTGAATCCCATGTCTGTGAAAAACGACGATCTTCCGGACTATCCCCAGGCCGCAAAACGGCGTCGCAGGGGCGGTTTTTTCCGGATGGTCCTGATCCTTTTCTGTTTGCTGCTGCTCGGCACCGGAGGAGTGGTCTACTACGTATACCAAGGGCTCCAGCCAGTAGCAGGGGAGGCCGTCACCAAAGAGGTTGAAATTCCCGCAGGTTCTTCTGTAAGGCAAATCGCCCGCATCCTGCAGGAGCATGGTTTGATACGGAATTCAGATCTTTTCACATACTATGTCAAGTACAAGGGAACGGGCTCTCGTTTGCAGGCCGGCGTCTATCAATTTGAGACGGGGCAAAGCATCGACCAAATGCTGCAAGCAATGGCTGACGGAAGCACCATCGTCGACGCCACCCGCTTTACCATACCTGAGGGCTGGAATGTCGAGCAGATTGCCGATCACCTTGCTCAGGAGGGACTGGTGGACAAAGCCAAGTTCCTGCAAGAGGTAAACCAGGGAAGCTTTCCTGAATTTCCGTTTGTTGCCTCCATCCCTCAGAAAGAAGGACGCAAGTACCGCTTGGAAGGTTACCTTTTCCCGGAGACCTATGAGATCAAAAAGGACACCAATGAGCATGAGATTATCGCTAAAATGCTGGCCCAGTTCCAGAAGGAATGGAAGCCGGAGTGGACAGAGCAGCTCAAGGCGCAAAAGCTGACCATGGACGAAGCGGTCACATTAGCCTCCATCGTGGAAAGAGAGGTTGTGGTCGACAAGGAAAGACCAATCGTCGCTGGTGTGTACTACAATCGCATGCGTGAAGGCTGGCTGCTGCAAGCAGATGCCACGGTACAGTTTGTGCTCGGCAAACAGCGCGACAGAATTACCTTTGACGACCTCAAAGTGGAAAGTCCGTACAACACGTACCTGCATCCCGGTTTGCCCCCGGGACCGATTGCCAGCTCGGGAAGAGCCTCGCTCGAAGCTGTGGTTCATCCAGAAAAACATGACTATTTTTTCTATGTGACCAAAAAAGATGGCACCTCGGAGCATTACTTCTCCAAGACACTTCAGGAACATAATGCCAACGACAGAAAAAGCAGAGGAAAATAA
- the alaS gene encoding alanine--tRNA ligase, with amino-acid sequence MKKLTGNQIRRMFLDFFVQKGHRIEPSASLVPVDDPSLLWINSGVATLKKYFDGRIIPDNPRITNSQKSIRTNDIENVGRTARHHTFFEMLGNFSIGDYFKEEAIHWAWEFLTSKEWIGFDAEKLSVTIHPEDEEAFEIWHKQIGVPEERIIRLEGNFWDIGEGPSGPNTEIFYDRGEQFGNDPNDPELYPGGENERYLEVWNLVFSQFNHNPDGTYTPLPKKNIDTGMGLERMASIIQDVDNNFETDLLFPLIEQTSAISGVAYKHSAETDVALKVIADHARTVTFAIGDGALPSNEGRGYVIRRLLRRAVRMGKKLGIEQPFLYRLTETVGSMMGEFYPEVVEKRAFIEKVIRGEEERFHETLNDGLAILADMVKTAKAEGKSQLSGPDVFKMYDTYGFPVDLTEDFAEEQGLTVDREGFEQSMEEQRERARAARQDVDSMQTQGGPLSELTVTSEFVGYTELVTTGKVEAIVFGNQLVEEAEEGQTVQVVLSRTPFYAESGGQVNDEGQLISDSVKARVLDVQKGPKGQNVHTVTVEAGTLRLGDEVTAEVNRESRLDITKNHTATHLLHQALKDVLGTHVNQAGSLVAPERLRFDFTHISSITPEELESIEKIVNEKVWANLAVEISNRSLTEAKEMGAMALFGEKYGDIVRVVKVGEYSLELCGGCHVSNTAEIGLFKILSESGIGAGTRRIEAVTGRGAYQFLNEQLGILKEVAQALKAPLLAEAPARVEGLQQQIKEVQRENESLRAKLGNIEAASLTDKLQVVDGVQVLAARVSASDMDNLRGMVDELKNKLGSAVIVLGSVDGDKVNLVTGVTKDLIDQGLHAGKIIKEVATRCGGGGGGRPDMAQAGGKDPAKLQEALELVGELVQGQKAAK; translated from the coding sequence ATGAAAAAACTGACTGGCAATCAAATCCGCAGGATGTTTTTGGACTTTTTTGTGCAAAAGGGGCATCGCATTGAACCAAGTGCATCCCTCGTCCCGGTGGACGACCCATCCCTGTTGTGGATCAACAGCGGCGTGGCCACACTGAAAAAGTACTTTGACGGACGCATTATCCCGGACAATCCGCGCATTACCAACTCGCAGAAATCAATCCGCACCAACGACATCGAAAACGTCGGACGGACAGCGCGCCATCATACTTTTTTTGAGATGCTGGGCAATTTCTCTATCGGTGATTATTTTAAAGAAGAAGCGATTCACTGGGCGTGGGAGTTTTTGACCAGCAAGGAATGGATCGGCTTTGATGCAGAAAAGCTCTCTGTGACGATCCACCCGGAAGACGAGGAAGCCTTTGAAATCTGGCATAAACAGATTGGAGTGCCAGAGGAGCGGATCATCCGACTGGAAGGCAACTTCTGGGATATCGGGGAAGGCCCAAGCGGTCCCAACACGGAGATTTTCTACGACCGCGGTGAACAATTCGGCAATGATCCCAATGATCCCGAGCTGTACCCAGGCGGTGAGAACGAACGCTATCTCGAAGTGTGGAATCTCGTATTCTCTCAATTCAATCACAACCCGGACGGCACCTATACGCCACTGCCGAAGAAAAACATCGATACCGGCATGGGCCTGGAGCGGATGGCATCCATCATCCAGGATGTGGACAACAACTTTGAGACTGACCTGCTGTTCCCGCTGATTGAGCAGACCAGTGCCATCTCGGGAGTCGCTTACAAGCATTCAGCCGAGACAGATGTCGCACTGAAGGTCATCGCGGATCACGCGCGGACCGTTACCTTTGCCATCGGCGACGGGGCACTCCCATCGAATGAAGGCCGAGGATACGTCATTCGCCGCCTGCTTCGCCGTGCGGTGCGGATGGGCAAAAAGCTGGGGATTGAACAGCCGTTCCTGTATCGCTTGACGGAAACAGTCGGCAGCATGATGGGTGAATTCTACCCGGAAGTGGTGGAAAAGCGTGCGTTCATTGAAAAAGTGATCCGCGGTGAGGAAGAGCGTTTCCACGAAACCTTGAACGACGGGTTGGCGATTCTGGCGGATATGGTCAAAACAGCGAAGGCAGAAGGCAAAAGCCAACTGTCCGGCCCGGACGTTTTCAAAATGTACGACACGTACGGCTTCCCGGTAGATTTGACAGAAGACTTCGCGGAAGAACAGGGATTGACTGTCGATCGCGAGGGCTTTGAGCAATCCATGGAAGAACAGCGGGAGCGCGCACGTGCAGCCCGTCAGGACGTAGACAGCATGCAGACACAAGGCGGTCCACTTTCCGAGTTGACGGTTACGAGCGAATTTGTTGGGTATACTGAATTGGTAACGACTGGGAAAGTTGAAGCCATCGTGTTTGGCAATCAATTGGTTGAAGAAGCGGAAGAAGGACAAACCGTTCAGGTGGTGCTCAGCCGCACACCTTTCTACGCGGAGAGCGGCGGTCAGGTCAACGATGAAGGTCAGTTGATTTCCGATAGCGTCAAAGCGCGAGTCCTAGACGTTCAAAAAGGACCGAAGGGGCAAAATGTTCATACTGTAACAGTAGAAGCAGGCACACTCCGACTCGGAGACGAGGTGACTGCAGAGGTAAATCGCGAATCCCGTCTCGATATCACGAAAAATCATACGGCCACACATCTGCTTCACCAAGCGCTGAAAGACGTTCTGGGGACACATGTCAACCAGGCAGGATCACTGGTAGCGCCTGAGCGTCTCCGCTTTGACTTTACCCATATCAGCTCGATTACACCGGAAGAGCTGGAGAGCATCGAAAAGATCGTCAACGAGAAAGTATGGGCAAACCTGGCCGTAGAGATTTCCAACCGCTCCCTGACAGAAGCGAAGGAAATGGGTGCTATGGCTCTGTTCGGTGAAAAATACGGAGATATCGTGCGTGTCGTCAAAGTGGGTGAGTACAGTCTGGAGCTGTGCGGCGGATGCCATGTGAGCAACACGGCGGAAATCGGTCTGTTCAAGATCTTGAGCGAAAGCGGGATCGGGGCAGGCACTCGACGTATCGAAGCCGTTACGGGCCGAGGAGCTTACCAGTTCCTCAATGAACAGCTCGGTATCCTCAAAGAGGTGGCGCAGGCCCTGAAAGCTCCGCTTCTGGCAGAAGCTCCGGCACGCGTGGAAGGTCTCCAGCAACAGATCAAAGAGGTGCAGCGGGAAAATGAATCACTGCGGGCCAAGCTTGGAAACATCGAAGCAGCATCGCTGACAGATAAGCTCCAGGTGGTAGATGGCGTACAGGTACTGGCTGCCCGTGTGTCTGCCTCCGATATGGACAATTTGCGCGGAATGGTCGACGAACTGAAAAACAAGCTGGGTTCGGCTGTGATCGTGCTGGGCTCGGTAGATGGAGACAAGGTGAACCTCGTGACAGGGGTAACCAAGGATCTCATCGATCAAGGCTTGCATGCCGGCAAGATTATCAAAGAAGTGGCGACTCGCTGCGGTGGCGGAGGCGGCGGACGTCCCGATATGGCGCAGGCTGGCGGAAAAGACCCAGCGAAGCTTCAAGAAGCGCTGGAGCTGGTCGGAGAACTGGTGCAAGGGCAAAAAGCTGCAAAATAA
- a CDS encoding peptidoglycan D,D-transpeptidase FtsI family protein: MQVERRIKRRQFILMLGMTILWIGLTARLWWIQLGASHRFTRRGIDLVKNSVRQRQQSIVLHSGRGDILDRNGYRFTGEEQLALILFPLARGSLQGTDGLKRLSGITGISEERLAEAMKNAKAPIMLRDSTKRLIPLSQQQAERINQLAIPGIVSLAVTERYRENEVAKHVVGYIHRNPELVKSLYPDEWAQGKKNAETTTGASGLERSFDRFLQGIEPSILSYYVDGEGNPMRGLDIRYTTQNNEYYPLSLVTTLDARLQRQVERFADEEGLNQGSIVVLDAESGDIRAMVSRPVYDQSRVEVEKGAWQNRAVKQLPPGSVFKIVVAAAALAEGVVSPTERFHCSGSYGKYGFSCWKKEGHGSLTMEEAFAQSCNITFAEIAKRVGGDKLDEYARRLGLQTQVGHRTDHLFKLQGFRQLDGEETGRVFLEQVSRKDEGVLIQTAIGQRDVRITPLQAANLMITILRGGQPSQVRLVSEITYKNSQSFYRFPVQALTEQGIDYVTASKLKRLLRLVVTTGTGKLLENSPWPIAGKSGTAQTGTGANERNHLWFAGYAPADKPRFAICVVAENQPAYGGNRAMEIFRRVVGEIDGPPV, encoded by the coding sequence ATGCAGGTAGAGCGGCGGATAAAAAGAAGGCAGTTTATCTTGATGTTAGGGATGACGATTCTGTGGATCGGGTTGACAGCCAGGCTCTGGTGGATTCAGTTGGGCGCCTCCCACCGTTTTACCCGCCGGGGGATCGATCTGGTCAAGAATTCAGTCAGACAACGCCAGCAGAGCATTGTCCTGCACAGCGGCAGGGGGGATATACTGGATCGGAACGGCTATCGCTTTACGGGTGAAGAGCAGTTGGCGCTGATTCTCTTCCCATTGGCACGCGGCAGCCTGCAGGGTACCGATGGTCTCAAACGGCTGTCCGGAATTACCGGGATCAGCGAAGAGCGCTTGGCGGAAGCGATGAAAAATGCCAAAGCGCCGATCATGCTGCGTGACTCGACAAAACGCCTCATCCCGCTCTCACAGCAGCAAGCCGAGAGAATCAACCAACTGGCGATTCCGGGAATTGTATCGCTTGCTGTTACCGAACGCTACCGCGAAAACGAAGTAGCGAAACATGTGGTTGGCTATATCCACCGCAACCCTGAATTGGTCAAGTCTCTCTATCCGGACGAATGGGCCCAAGGCAAAAAAAACGCCGAGACAACGACCGGGGCATCTGGATTGGAACGCAGTTTTGATCGTTTTTTGCAGGGGATTGAACCTTCCATTCTCTCTTACTATGTAGACGGGGAAGGAAACCCGATGCGTGGTCTGGATATTCGCTACACCACGCAGAACAACGAGTACTACCCGCTCTCCCTGGTGACGACACTGGATGCCCGTCTGCAGCGCCAGGTGGAGAGATTTGCAGATGAAGAAGGGCTCAATCAAGGCTCGATTGTAGTATTGGATGCAGAAAGCGGCGATATTCGAGCTATGGTGAGCCGGCCTGTCTATGATCAGTCTCGGGTGGAGGTAGAAAAAGGAGCCTGGCAAAATCGAGCGGTCAAACAGCTTCCTCCCGGTTCCGTATTCAAAATCGTAGTCGCTGCGGCTGCTTTGGCCGAAGGAGTGGTGTCGCCGACGGAACGCTTTCACTGCAGCGGCAGCTATGGAAAGTACGGTTTTTCCTGCTGGAAAAAGGAAGGGCATGGGTCACTGACGATGGAGGAAGCCTTCGCACAGTCATGCAATATCACATTTGCCGAGATTGCCAAGCGAGTCGGGGGAGACAAGCTGGATGAGTATGCCCGGCGTTTAGGATTGCAAACGCAGGTCGGTCATCGCACGGACCATTTGTTTAAACTGCAGGGGTTTCGGCAGCTAGATGGCGAGGAGACAGGGCGGGTGTTTTTAGAGCAGGTTTCCCGCAAGGATGAGGGAGTCTTGATCCAGACGGCGATCGGCCAAAGGGATGTGCGCATCACCCCCCTTCAGGCGGCCAATCTGATGATCACCATCCTCCGTGGAGGTCAGCCATCCCAGGTGAGGCTAGTCTCAGAGATCACCTATAAAAACAGCCAGTCCTTTTATCGATTTCCGGTTCAGGCACTAACGGAACAGGGGATTGATTATGTAACGGCCAGCAAGCTGAAACGGTTGCTCAGGCTTGTGGTGACCACTGGGACAGGCAAGCTTTTGGAGAATAGTCCCTGGCCAATCGCTGGAAAGAGCGGGACAGCGCAGACAGGGACCGGAGCAAATGAAAGGAACCACCTCTGGTTTGCGGGGTATGCTCCCGCTGACAAACCGCGCTTCGCAATCTGTGTCGTAGCGGAGAACCAGCCAGCATACGGGGGCAATCGGGCTATGGAGATTTTTCGCCGCGTTGTAGGAGAAATTGACGGTCCACCAGTTTGA
- the udk gene encoding uridine kinase: protein MSHPVVIGVAGGSGSGKTTVARELYRQFQNDSVTMIEQDSYYKDQSHLSVEERVLTNYDHPFAFDNDLMLHQLQELIQGRSIQKPIYDFKVHNRKQETERVESKNVIILEGMLILEDPRIRDLMDIKVFVDTDADVRIVRRIVRDIEERGRSLESVVNQYLEVVRPMHLQFIEPTKRYADVIIPEGGYNRVALDLLSTKIRDILEEKRKVSHPSQQ, encoded by the coding sequence ATGAGTCACCCCGTAGTGATTGGGGTTGCAGGGGGAAGCGGTTCCGGCAAGACGACAGTAGCGAGGGAATTGTACCGTCAATTCCAGAATGACAGCGTCACGATGATTGAACAGGACTCCTATTACAAAGATCAAAGCCACCTCAGTGTGGAAGAGCGGGTACTCACTAATTATGATCATCCGTTTGCATTCGATAACGATCTGATGCTTCATCAATTGCAGGAGCTGATACAGGGTCGATCGATACAGAAGCCGATTTACGATTTCAAGGTTCACAATCGCAAGCAAGAAACAGAGCGGGTCGAATCGAAAAACGTCATCATTCTAGAGGGGATGCTTATCCTGGAGGACCCTCGGATTCGTGATCTGATGGATATTAAAGTCTTTGTCGATACCGATGCGGATGTACGGATTGTCCGCCGGATCGTGCGTGATATTGAGGAGAGAGGACGTTCCCTGGAATCGGTTGTGAATCAGTATTTGGAAGTGGTCCGCCCGATGCATCTGCAGTTCATCGAGCCTACGAAGCGGTATGCCGATGTGATTATTCCAGAGGGCGGCTACAATCGGGTAGCTTTGGATTTGCTTTCGACGAAAATCCGCGATATTTTGGAAGAAAAACGGAAGGTCTCCCACCCTTCTCAACAATAG
- a CDS encoding DUF1292 domain-containing protein: MSEELFEEFEVGDVIALTEEDSDAPRDFRIMYIFDIEDRSYLVLVPVDQEEEEEYEVHFLRYDGTDMLQPIEDDEEWEQVEATFETLIADLEKEDL; encoded by the coding sequence ATGAGTGAAGAGTTGTTTGAGGAGTTTGAGGTTGGGGACGTAATCGCATTGACTGAAGAGGACAGCGATGCTCCTCGTGATTTCCGGATCATGTACATTTTTGACATCGAAGATCGTTCGTATCTGGTTCTGGTTCCCGTTGATCAAGAGGAAGAGGAAGAGTACGAAGTGCATTTCCTTCGCTACGACGGTACGGACATGCTTCAGCCAATCGAAGATGATGAAGAGTGGGAGCAGGTAGAGGCGACGTTTGAGACGCTGATCGCTGATCTGGAGAAAGAAGATCTGTAG
- the ruvX gene encoding Holliday junction resolvase RuvX, with protein sequence MKRMMGLDVGDKTIGVAVSDELGWTAQGVETIKRQSREKDFARLAELVAHYDVGEVVVGLPKNMNGTIGPRGEICQTFARMLEEQMSLPVHLWDERLTTMAAERMLISADVSRQKRKKVIDKMAAVLILQGYLDAQSR encoded by the coding sequence ATGAAACGAATGATGGGATTGGATGTAGGAGACAAAACGATTGGCGTCGCCGTCAGTGATGAGTTGGGTTGGACGGCCCAAGGGGTGGAAACCATCAAGCGGCAATCCCGCGAAAAGGATTTTGCCCGTCTGGCTGAGCTTGTCGCCCACTATGACGTTGGCGAAGTGGTTGTGGGTCTGCCTAAAAATATGAACGGCACGATCGGGCCGCGCGGTGAGATTTGTCAAACGTTTGCCCGCATGCTGGAGGAACAGATGTCGTTGCCCGTCCATCTTTGGGATGAGCGTCTGACGACCATGGCTGCGGAGCGGATGCTGATCTCCGCTGATGTAAGCAGGCAAAAAAGAAAAAAAGTAATAGACAAAATGGCGGCCGTGCTGATCCTGCAGGGTTATCTGGACGCCCAATCGAGGTGA
- a CDS encoding HD-GYP domain-containing protein — MSAVTVSHNLIGRVLNQDLYSNTGVLLLPKTTVLTENHIRLLRNQQIRSVYVSDEVWSEGDGEAISNQLFGLELDQESVTSYLEAMEDTRRLFESVQLEKMPRLEEFTQAFQRVAVSTEKRMSLFRSLYVLEGADSYTYRHSINVGILSTLIARLLKWKEERTRVMGAAGFLHDIGKMQVPKEILLKPGQLTEQEFNEMKKHTIYGYEMINQMEGSCETLKLCALLHHERLDGSGYPEGRTEEEIPIESQVLAVADIFDAICSDRVYKSRTSPFEAAQQMWKLACDGLISIEIVSVFVHYIAQLYVGSKARLNNGEEVEIILIHKDEPMRPLVRRAQEFIDLRNHRQLMIEKMIG; from the coding sequence ATGTCGGCAGTTACGGTCAGCCATAATCTTATTGGACGAGTTTTGAATCAGGATCTGTACTCCAATACGGGAGTCTTGCTTCTTCCAAAGACAACGGTATTGACGGAGAACCACATCAGACTGTTGCGAAATCAGCAAATCCGCAGCGTATATGTATCTGATGAAGTGTGGTCGGAAGGAGATGGAGAAGCCATCTCTAACCAGTTGTTTGGTTTGGAATTGGATCAGGAGAGTGTCACTTCCTATCTGGAAGCGATGGAGGATACAAGGCGTTTGTTTGAAAGTGTTCAGTTGGAAAAGATGCCGAGACTTGAAGAATTTACTCAGGCGTTTCAGAGGGTGGCTGTTTCAACGGAAAAGCGAATGAGCCTGTTTCGTTCACTGTATGTGCTGGAAGGAGCAGACAGCTATACCTATCGCCACTCCATAAATGTTGGCATTCTCTCCACCCTGATTGCCAGGCTTCTCAAGTGGAAGGAGGAGCGGACTCGGGTGATGGGAGCGGCAGGCTTTTTACATGACATTGGCAAGATGCAGGTGCCCAAGGAAATTTTGTTGAAACCGGGTCAATTGACCGAGCAGGAGTTCAACGAGATGAAGAAACATACCATTTACGGCTATGAGATGATTAACCAGATGGAGGGGAGCTGTGAAACCCTCAAACTCTGTGCGCTTCTTCATCATGAGCGTCTGGATGGCTCCGGTTATCCAGAGGGCCGTACAGAAGAGGAGATCCCGATTGAAAGCCAGGTATTGGCGGTCGCCGATATCTTTGATGCGATCTGTTCGGATCGTGTGTACAAATCACGAACCTCCCCCTTTGAGGCGGCACAGCAGATGTGGAAATTGGCTTGTGACGGTTTGATCAGTATCGAAATTGTAAGCGTTTTTGTACACTATATTGCACAACTGTACGTGGGTTCCAAAGCGAGGCTAAATAATGGAGAAGAGGTAGAGATTATCCTGATCCATAAAGACGAGCCGATGCGGCCTTTGGTAAGGCGAGCACAGGAATTCATTGATTTGCGAAATCATCGCCAGCTCATGATTGAGAAAATGATTGGATAA
- a CDS encoding Mov34/MPN/PAD-1 family protein, with amino-acid sequence MTSLYFTSKAWRQIEQAVRRKPSLETGGVLMGYPLNDEEWLVTYASGPGPKAVHQPNSIMFDDQHLSNLVKRQSRRRPWKYIGDWHSHTIKRLAPSKGDRQTIWTKASQSKYMSPAPFMLIVGLDKRNQLQARAYTLADKLYPVKNLKLVDRQFLLQRGEKSP; translated from the coding sequence ATGACCTCATTGTATTTTACAAGTAAAGCATGGAGACAGATTGAGCAGGCAGTGAGAAGAAAACCATCCTTGGAAACAGGGGGCGTACTGATGGGATATCCGCTCAACGATGAGGAATGGCTAGTGACCTATGCCAGTGGTCCTGGTCCCAAAGCCGTTCACCAGCCCAACTCCATCATGTTCGATGATCAGCATCTATCCAATTTGGTAAAAAGGCAAAGCAGGCGGAGGCCATGGAAGTATATCGGGGACTGGCATAGCCACACCATCAAACGTCTAGCACCCAGCAAAGGCGACCGCCAGACAATTTGGACCAAGGCCTCCCAGTCGAAATATATGTCCCCCGCACCCTTCATGCTGATCGTCGGTCTCGACAAGCGGAATCAATTGCAAGCTCGCGCCTATACGCTGGCCGATAAGCTGTACCCCGTAAAAAATCTCAAACTGGTGGACCGTCAATTTCTCCTACAACGCGGCGAAAAATCTCCATAG
- a CDS encoding AI-2E family transporter: MDRLRNSRLFAVAIWLVVLLIIGNLLWLLRPVVTVWFRLLGEILLPFIVGLLIAYILHPIVELLEKRRVPRMIAVLLIYACFVLLITIAVVNAIPIFTKQLIELSDDLPRLTEWYHKWMSEWEAHKYFLPDSISHGVDRVIVQSHEKMSHSITQFVHNARNTIGKLLGFAVVPFVAFYLLKDMKDLHRTGMSIIPARYRKQVLAVLRDVNESLGNYIHGQMLVALIVGVCAYIGYWLIGMPYPFVLASMVCLTNVIPYIGPIIGAAPAIVVSLTISVKMALLVLAVNGIIQILEGNILSPNVVGRSLQLHPLLIIMALLTGEALGGIVGLIVAVPILAVCKVVISRIALFIHES; this comes from the coding sequence ATGGATAGACTTCGCAACAGCCGTTTATTTGCTGTGGCCATCTGGCTGGTCGTGCTGTTGATCATCGGAAATCTGCTATGGCTGCTGCGTCCTGTGGTGACCGTTTGGTTTCGATTGCTTGGGGAAATCTTGTTGCCGTTTATCGTCGGTCTTCTGATCGCATATATTTTGCACCCAATCGTCGAATTGCTGGAAAAGCGGAGGGTGCCCCGGATGATTGCCGTCTTGTTGATCTACGCTTGTTTCGTACTGCTGATCACTATTGCCGTGGTCAACGCCATCCCGATATTCACCAAACAGCTGATCGAGCTTTCCGATGACCTGCCCAGGCTGACAGAATGGTATCACAAATGGATGAGCGAATGGGAGGCACACAAGTACTTTCTGCCAGACAGCATTTCGCACGGGGTGGATCGAGTCATCGTCCAGTCGCATGAAAAAATGTCTCACTCTATTACGCAGTTTGTCCACAATGCCCGCAATACAATAGGAAAGCTGCTAGGATTTGCGGTTGTTCCGTTTGTTGCCTTTTATCTTCTGAAGGATATGAAGGACCTTCACCGAACAGGGATGTCCATCATACCTGCCCGTTATCGCAAGCAGGTGTTGGCCGTCCTTCGCGATGTCAATGAATCACTTGGCAATTACATCCACGGTCAGATGCTCGTGGCGCTGATCGTGGGCGTCTGTGCTTACATCGGGTACTGGCTGATCGGGATGCCGTACCCCTTTGTCCTGGCGTCGATGGTCTGCCTGACCAACGTGATTCCCTACATTGGCCCCATTATCGGGGCTGCACCTGCGATCGTGGTATCCCTTACGATTTCCGTGAAAATGGCGCTGCTTGTGCTTGCGGTTAACGGGATCATTCAAATATTGGAGGGGAATATCCTCTCCCCCAACGTCGTAGGGCGTTCCCTGCAACTTCATCCGCTGCTCATCATCATGGCCCTTTTGACAGGGGAGGCGCTTGGAGGAATCGTCGGATTGATCGTCGCCGTACCGATTTTGGCCGTCTGCAAGGTTGTCATCAGCAGAATCGCCTTGTTTATTCATGAAAGTTGA